One Bartonella kosoyi DNA segment encodes these proteins:
- the purB gene encoding adenylosuccinate lyase encodes MIARYSRPEMVAIWSPETKYRIWFEIEAHACDALAQLGVIPKEAAKVIWEKGAAAKFDVNRIDEIEAVTKHDVIAFLTHLAEFIGPEARFIHQGMTSSDVLDTTLSIQLMRASDILLKDIDQLLEALKKRAFEHKETITIGRSHGIHAEPTTFGVKFALAYAEFSRCRKRLLAAREEISTCAISGAVGTFANIDPRVEEHVAKALRMRAEPVSTQVIPRDRHAMFFATLGVIASSIERLAIEIRHLQRTEVLEAEEHFSPGQKGSSAMPHKRNPVLTENLTGLARMVRAFALPAMENVALWHERDISHSSVERYIGPDATITLDFALSRLTSVIENLIVYPENMQKNLNKFRGLVHSQRVLLALTQAGISREDAYRIVQRNAMKVWEQGKDFLEELLNDKDVSKALSEPELREKFDLSYHTKHINTIFKRVFEQQ; translated from the coding sequence ATGATCGCACGTTATTCCCGCCCTGAAATGGTCGCAATTTGGTCTCCCGAAACGAAATATCGTATTTGGTTTGAAATTGAAGCCCATGCCTGTGATGCTCTTGCTCAACTGGGAGTTATTCCGAAAGAAGCCGCCAAAGTCATTTGGGAAAAAGGGGCAGCCGCTAAATTTGATGTCAATCGTATTGATGAAATTGAAGCTGTTACCAAACATGATGTTATTGCTTTTCTAACCCACCTCGCTGAATTCATTGGACCAGAAGCACGTTTTATCCACCAAGGTATGACATCATCTGATGTTCTTGATACAACGCTGAGCATTCAATTGATGCGTGCGAGTGATATTTTGCTCAAGGATATAGACCAACTCCTTGAAGCCTTAAAAAAACGTGCTTTTGAACATAAAGAAACCATCACTATTGGGCGGAGTCATGGCATTCATGCTGAACCAACGACATTTGGAGTCAAATTCGCTCTCGCATACGCTGAGTTTTCCCGTTGTCGCAAACGTCTTCTAGCTGCACGCGAAGAAATTTCTACTTGCGCAATTTCGGGCGCTGTAGGAACTTTTGCCAATATCGATCCACGCGTTGAAGAACACGTCGCAAAAGCCTTGAGGATGCGTGCTGAACCCGTTTCCACCCAAGTTATACCACGGGATCGTCATGCGATGTTTTTTGCAACACTTGGTGTTATTGCATCTTCTATTGAAAGGCTCGCGATAGAAATACGCCATTTACAGCGAACGGAAGTTCTCGAAGCAGAAGAACATTTCTCACCAGGGCAAAAAGGTTCATCAGCAATGCCTCATAAACGTAATCCAGTTTTAACAGAAAATTTAACGGGATTAGCCCGTATGGTCCGTGCATTTGCACTCCCTGCCATGGAAAACGTAGCACTTTGGCATGAACGTGATATTTCTCACTCATCTGTCGAGCGTTATATTGGCCCTGATGCAACGATTACACTTGATTTTGCTCTTTCTCGCCTCACATCTGTCATTGAAAATCTCATTGTCTATCCAGAAAATATGCAAAAAAATCTCAATAAATTCCGAGGTCTTGTTCACTCACAACGGGTACTTTTAGCACTCACACAAGCAGGAATCAGTCGCGAAGATGCGTATCGGATTGTACAACGAAATGCGATGAAGGTTTGGGAACAAGGAAAAGATTTTTTAGAAGAACTGCTCAACGACAAAGATGTTAGCAAAGCTTTAAGTGAACCAGAGCTTCGAGAAAAATTTGATCTTTCTTATCACACCAAACATATCAATACGATTTTTAAACGTGTTTTTGAACAACAATAG
- a CDS encoding RBBP9/YdeN family alpha/beta hydrolase — protein MKANQLDILIVPGYKGSGPDHWQTRWEKKLSTARRIEQAHWSKPVCDEWVNEVKTAITQAQRPVMIIAHSLGVPTALHATVQNAEKICGAFFVAPPDVANEKIRPKHLMTFGPYHRQKLPFPSIVIASRNDEFCQFSVAEKIANDWGSLFFDAGYSGHINAESGHGPWPEGLMVLSHFLAKI, from the coding sequence ATGAAAGCAAATCAACTCGATATCCTTATTGTTCCTGGCTACAAAGGATCTGGCCCTGATCATTGGCAAACACGTTGGGAAAAAAAACTGTCGACAGCCCGCCGTATAGAACAAGCCCATTGGTCAAAACCTGTTTGTGATGAGTGGGTTAATGAAGTTAAAACCGCCATCACACAAGCTCAAAGGCCTGTTATGATTATTGCTCATTCACTAGGCGTTCCTACCGCACTTCATGCAACTGTACAAAATGCAGAAAAAATTTGTGGCGCTTTCTTTGTTGCGCCTCCAGATGTTGCCAATGAGAAAATACGTCCTAAACATTTAATGACATTTGGTCCCTATCATCGTCAAAAGTTGCCTTTTCCTTCTATTGTCATAGCCAGCCGTAATGATGAATTTTGTCAATTTTCAGTCGCAGAAAAAATTGCCAATGACTGGGGCTCACTCTTTTTTGATGCTGGGTATTCTGGGCATATTAATGCAGAATCTGGGCACGGACCTTGGCCTGAAGGGCTTATGGTCCTCTCTCACTTTCTTGCAAAAATTTGA
- the purC gene encoding phosphoribosylaminoimidazolesuccinocarboxamide synthase — protein sequence MNRRHRIYEGKAKILYEGPEPGTYIQFFKDDATAFNAKKHEIIDGKGVLNNRISEHIFSHLGRLGIPTHFIKRINMREQLIKAVEIIPLEVVVRNVAAGSLAKRLGLEEGTLLPQSIIEFYYKNDSLDDPMVTEEHITAFGWAVPQELEDIMQLSIRINDFLSGLFSGVNIQLIDFKMEFGRLWEDETMRIVLADEISPDSARLWDMQTREKMDKDRFRRDMGGLINAYQEVAKRLGIMNENEPTRPSGPVLVK from the coding sequence ATGAATCGTCGCCACCGTATTTATGAAGGCAAGGCTAAAATTTTATATGAAGGACCTGAACCAGGAACTTATATTCAATTTTTTAAAGATGATGCTACAGCCTTTAATGCCAAGAAACATGAAATTATCGACGGAAAAGGGGTTTTAAACAACCGAATTTCGGAACATATCTTTAGCCATCTTGGACGTTTGGGCATCCCAACACATTTTATCAAACGCATAAATATGCGCGAACAGCTTATTAAAGCGGTGGAAATCATCCCATTGGAAGTTGTTGTTCGCAATGTCGCGGCTGGCTCTCTTGCAAAACGTTTAGGACTAGAAGAAGGAACCCTACTCCCGCAATCTATCATTGAGTTCTACTATAAAAATGATTCTCTCGATGATCCGATGGTAACAGAAGAACATATCACTGCCTTTGGGTGGGCTGTCCCACAAGAGCTAGAAGATATCATGCAACTTTCAATTCGTATTAATGATTTTCTTTCTGGGCTTTTTTCCGGTGTCAACATCCAGTTAATTGATTTTAAAATGGAGTTTGGTCGCCTGTGGGAAGATGAAACAATGCGCATTGTTCTTGCTGATGAAATTTCACCTGATTCTGCAAGACTATGGGATATGCAAACACGAGAAAAAATGGATAAAGATCGTTTTCGTCGTGATATGGGGGGGCTTATTAATGCCTATCAAGAGGTTGCCAAACGCCTTGGTATTATGAATGAAAATGAACCAACTCGGCCAAGTGGTCCCGTATTGGTAAAATAA
- the purS gene encoding phosphoribosylformylglycinamidine synthase subunit PurS — translation MKARIIVTLRESVLDPQGEAIVGALKSLAFEGIHSIRQGKVFDIVLDDQPSETAKKKLEQMCEELLANTVIENYTIELL, via the coding sequence ATGAAAGCACGCATTATAGTTACTTTAAGAGAAAGCGTCCTTGATCCACAAGGAGAGGCAATTGTCGGTGCTTTAAAAAGTTTAGCTTTCGAAGGTATTCACTCCATTCGTCAAGGAAAAGTTTTTGATATCGTTCTTGATGATCAACCGTCTGAAACAGCAAAGAAAAAACTTGAACAGATGTGTGAAGAATTACTCGCAAATACTGTCATTGAAAATTATACTATTGAACTTCTTTAA